In the Flavobacterium pallidum genome, one interval contains:
- a CDS encoding amino acid permease: MAFADLFRKKTVQDILKQVEKNESEGHSSLGKHLTTRDLTAFGIAAIVGAGIFSTIGKASADGGPAVIFLFLFTALACGFAAFAYAEFASMVPVSGSAYTYSYVAFGEIIAWIIGWALIMEYAIGNITVAISWSDYFTGLLNSGGIHLPQWIQMDYLTASNGFNEATALMATGKPFESLSESLQNAYVAWNSAPVLGSFHFVADLPALFIIVLITYLVYRGMKESRNASNMMVVVKLCIILLVIAVGVFYVDVDNWDPFAPNGVAGVLKGVSAVFFAYIGFDAISTTAEECKNPQRDLPRGMMWAIIICTILYVIIALVLTGMVSYNDLNVGDPLAFVFEKLNLKWMSGIIAVSAVIAMASVLLVFQMGQPRIWMSMSRDGLLPKKFSRVHPRFKTPSYATIVTGFVVAIPALFLNLTMVTDLCSIGTLFAFVLVCAGVLVLQNKKDIPRGKFRTPYINAKFIYPVLLITGITIAFTVNKKATMDFVTNERQVFEPADIVTSLDKEQAMAVHNVLIPQEQGNADLENALASHQENGDYEKVVASLPIPDALKYESGFSLFKHKIPMWIFIFVLMGLLVWSYRQNLSLIPLLGLISCLYMMAELSVWNWIYFTIWLLIGLAIYFGYSRRNSKLGQTIG, encoded by the coding sequence ATGGCATTCGCAGACTTATTCCGCAAAAAGACGGTACAGGATATTTTAAAGCAGGTTGAAAAAAATGAATCGGAAGGCCACAGCAGCCTTGGCAAACACTTAACAACCCGCGACCTGACCGCCTTCGGAATCGCTGCCATCGTTGGGGCAGGAATTTTCAGCACCATCGGGAAAGCCAGTGCCGATGGCGGCCCTGCTGTAATTTTCCTGTTCCTTTTCACCGCCTTAGCCTGTGGGTTTGCGGCTTTCGCTTACGCAGAATTTGCTTCGATGGTTCCCGTTTCCGGAAGTGCTTACACGTATTCCTATGTGGCATTCGGGGAAATCATTGCCTGGATCATTGGCTGGGCGCTCATTATGGAATATGCCATTGGAAACATCACCGTAGCCATTTCGTGGAGCGATTATTTTACAGGCCTTCTCAACAGCGGTGGCATCCACCTGCCCCAATGGATACAGATGGATTACCTCACCGCTTCCAATGGTTTTAACGAAGCGACGGCATTGATGGCTACCGGAAAGCCTTTTGAAAGTTTAAGTGAAAGCCTGCAGAATGCCTATGTCGCATGGAACAGCGCACCGGTTTTAGGCTCTTTCCACTTCGTTGCCGATCTACCGGCCTTGTTCATTATTGTGCTTATTACCTATCTTGTGTACAGGGGCATGAAGGAATCGCGTAACGCCAGCAATATGATGGTGGTCGTAAAGTTATGCATCATCCTGCTTGTGATTGCGGTCGGTGTTTTTTATGTAGATGTAGACAATTGGGATCCGTTTGCCCCGAATGGGGTAGCAGGCGTTCTCAAAGGCGTTTCGGCAGTTTTCTTTGCGTATATTGGCTTCGATGCGATTTCCACCACCGCCGAGGAGTGCAAAAACCCGCAACGCGACTTACCACGCGGCATGATGTGGGCGATTATCATTTGTACGATATTATACGTTATCATAGCCCTTGTCCTCACTGGTATGGTCAGTTACAACGACCTGAATGTGGGTGATCCTTTGGCTTTTGTATTCGAAAAACTTAACCTCAAATGGATGTCCGGGATCATCGCCGTGAGTGCCGTGATAGCCATGGCAAGTGTATTGCTCGTATTCCAGATGGGACAGCCGCGCATCTGGATGAGCATGAGCCGTGATGGGTTGCTGCCTAAGAAATTCTCCCGCGTGCATCCACGGTTTAAAACACCGTCGTATGCCACAATCGTCACTGGATTTGTAGTCGCCATTCCTGCATTGTTCCTGAACCTGACGATGGTTACGGACCTTTGTAGCATCGGAACATTATTCGCCTTTGTACTTGTTTGTGCCGGGGTTTTGGTATTGCAGAATAAAAAAGACATCCCGCGTGGTAAATTCCGCACGCCATACATCAATGCAAAATTTATCTACCCTGTCTTATTAATTACAGGCATCACGATCGCTTTTACAGTCAATAAAAAAGCTACTATGGATTTTGTAACCAATGAACGGCAGGTTTTTGAGCCTGCAGATATTGTTACTTCACTTGATAAAGAGCAGGCGATGGCAGTCCACAACGTCCTGATTCCTCAGGAACAAGGCAATGCAGATTTGGAAAATGCGCTCGCAAGCCATCAGGAAAACGGAGATTATGAAAAAGTGGTAGCCTCACTGCCGATTCCTGATGCATTAAAGTATGAATCCGGCTTTTCACTATTCAAACACAAAATCCCAATGTGGATCTTCATATTCGTTTTGATGGGATTACTCGTCTGGTCATACCGTCAGAATTTATCACTGATACCATTGCTGGGGTTGATAAGCTGCCTTTACATGATGGCCGAGCTTAGCGTATGGAACTGGATATATTTCACCATATGGCTGCTCATCGGATTGGCCATTTACTTCGGATACAGCAGGAGGAATAGTAAACTGGGGCAAACAATCGGATAA
- a CDS encoding peroxiredoxin, translating to MSLVGKKFPNISVDAISEMGDNLKINIFEEAVNNKKKVLLFWYPKDFTFVCPTELHAFQAALPEFQKRNTMVIGASCDTNEVHFAWLNTPKNNGGIEGVTYPILADTNRNLSNILGILDIESTSYSEETDSVIIEGSNVTYRATYLIDETGKIFHESVNDMPLGRNVNEYLRLLDAYIHVQEKGEVCPANWEEGKEAMAATREGVASYLSN from the coding sequence ATGTCATTAGTCGGTAAAAAATTTCCAAACATCAGTGTTGATGCCATTTCAGAAATGGGCGATAACCTTAAAATCAACATCTTCGAGGAAGCGGTAAATAACAAGAAAAAAGTGCTTTTATTCTGGTACCCAAAGGATTTTACTTTTGTATGCCCAACCGAATTGCATGCTTTTCAGGCTGCGCTACCTGAATTTCAAAAAAGGAATACGATGGTAATCGGTGCTTCATGCGACACGAACGAAGTGCACTTTGCATGGTTGAATACGCCAAAGAACAATGGTGGGATTGAAGGTGTTACCTACCCGATCCTTGCCGATACGAACAGGAATCTTTCGAATATCCTTGGCATCCTTGATATCGAGTCGACGAGCTACAGCGAAGAAACCGATTCAGTAATTATTGAAGGTTCGAACGTAACCTACAGGGCGACTTACCTGATTGACGAAACCGGAAAAATTTTCCACGAAAGTGTCAATGACATGCCATTGGGCCGTAACGTAAACGAATACCTGAGACTGCTTGATGCTTACATTCACGTGCAGGAGAAAGGCGAAGTTTGCCCTGCAAACTGGGAAGAAGGCAAGGAAGCTATGGCAGCTACCCGTGAAGGTGTAGCTTCTTACTTAAGTAATTAA
- a CDS encoding thioredoxin family protein: MLIELNEDTLQNIVAKNPKVVVQFSASWCGNCRIMKPKFKKMASENESMTFVIVDAEQSPESRKLANVSNLPTFATFINGKLVNETQTNKAEVLTELVDEIAAAL, encoded by the coding sequence ATGCTGATCGAATTAAATGAAGATACGCTGCAAAACATTGTAGCGAAAAATCCTAAAGTAGTTGTGCAATTTTCTGCGTCATGGTGCGGCAATTGCAGGATTATGAAACCGAAGTTTAAGAAAATGGCTTCGGAAAACGAGTCGATGACGTTTGTGATTGTAGACGCGGAGCAATCGCCGGAATCGAGGAAACTTGCCAATGTGTCGAATTTACCAACATTTGCCACTTTCATCAATGGAAAGCTTGTAAATGAAACGCAAACCAACAAAGCCGAGGTTTTGACAGAATTGGTGGACGAAATCGCTGCTGCCTTATGA
- a CDS encoding DUF6952 family protein: MKLPVIKHLTQFIEDNDQDYLIETIEVLEALTEVPSLKDEELDVIGELISNMYGALEVNKMVRGGMDKKEALNAFMQRVLGSIDK, encoded by the coding sequence ATGAAGCTGCCGGTAATCAAACATTTAACACAATTCATTGAGGACAACGACCAGGATTACCTTATCGAAACGATTGAAGTTCTCGAAGCATTGACCGAAGTACCTTCTTTAAAGGATGAAGAACTTGATGTAATAGGCGAACTGATCTCGAACATGTACGGCGCACTCGAAGTCAATAAGATGGTGCGCGGCGGCATGGATAAGAAAGAGGCTTTGAACGCGTTCATGCAGCGGGTTTTGGGGTCGATTGACAAATAA
- a CDS encoding YifB family Mg chelatase-like AAA ATPase yields MLIKIFGSAVFGVEATTITVEVNMDKGIGYHLVGLPDNAIKESSFRISAALKNNGYNMPGKKIIINMAPADLRKEGSAYDLTLAIGILTASGQIKSDEVEKYIIMGELSLDGSLQPIKGALPIAIKAREEGFKGFFLPIQNADEAAIVDGIDVYGVSNVSEVIDFFEGNGTVEPTVIDTRSEFFKTLDFPEFDFSDVKGQESIKRCMEIAAAGGHNIILIGPPGAGKTMLAKRLPSILPPMTLREALETTKIHSVAGKLKEAGLMNQRPFRSPHHTISNVALVGGGSYPQPGEISMAHNGVLFLDELPEFKRDVLEVMRQPLEDREVTISRAKFTITYPSSFMLVASMNPSPGGFFNDPDSPSNASQHEMQRYLGKISGPLLDRIDIHIEVTPVPFEKLSDDCKSENSAEIRQRVIKAREIQTQRFAALEKVHYNAQMSTKLIREYCKLDEASLQLLKTAMERLNLSARAYDRILKVSRTIADLDKQEQVASSHIAEAIQYRSLDRDGWLG; encoded by the coding sequence ATGCTCATTAAAATCTTCGGAAGCGCCGTCTTTGGCGTGGAAGCCACAACCATTACGGTGGAAGTCAATATGGACAAAGGGATTGGTTACCATCTTGTGGGACTCCCTGATAATGCTATCAAAGAAAGCAGTTTCCGCATTTCGGCGGCGCTTAAGAACAACGGGTACAACATGCCCGGAAAGAAAATCATCATCAATATGGCCCCGGCCGATCTGCGAAAGGAAGGTTCTGCCTACGACCTCACTTTAGCTATCGGGATACTCACCGCTTCAGGCCAGATCAAATCTGACGAGGTTGAAAAATACATCATCATGGGCGAACTTTCGCTTGACGGCAGTTTACAGCCGATCAAAGGCGCATTGCCCATAGCCATTAAAGCGCGCGAAGAAGGATTTAAGGGTTTTTTCCTGCCGATACAAAATGCTGATGAAGCAGCGATTGTGGACGGGATCGATGTGTATGGCGTTTCCAACGTTTCAGAAGTGATTGATTTCTTTGAAGGAAATGGCACTGTCGAACCTACTGTTATTGACACCCGTTCGGAATTCTTCAAAACCCTGGACTTCCCTGAATTTGATTTTTCGGATGTAAAAGGGCAGGAGAGCATTAAAAGATGTATGGAAATTGCGGCGGCCGGCGGACACAATATTATATTGATCGGGCCGCCGGGAGCAGGCAAGACGATGCTTGCGAAACGATTGCCGAGCATCCTTCCGCCGATGACGCTTCGGGAAGCACTGGAAACGACAAAAATCCACAGCGTCGCCGGAAAACTGAAGGAAGCCGGATTGATGAACCAACGCCCATTCCGAAGTCCGCATCATACGATTTCAAATGTAGCGCTTGTAGGAGGCGGCAGTTACCCGCAACCCGGTGAGATTTCGATGGCGCACAATGGCGTATTATTCCTCGATGAATTGCCGGAGTTTAAGCGCGATGTACTGGAAGTGATGCGGCAGCCTTTGGAAGACAGGGAAGTCACCATTTCACGGGCGAAGTTTACGATTACCTATCCGTCATCATTTATGTTGGTGGCGAGTATGAATCCGAGTCCGGGTGGGTTCTTTAATGATCCGGATTCCCCTTCAAATGCATCCCAGCATGAAATGCAGCGCTATCTTGGGAAAATTTCAGGGCCTTTATTGGATAGGATCGACATCCATATTGAAGTCACCCCGGTTCCTTTTGAAAAGCTGTCCGATGACTGCAAATCTGAAAACAGCGCCGAGATTAGGCAACGCGTCATCAAAGCACGTGAAATACAGACACAGCGTTTTGCAGCATTGGAAAAAGTGCATTACAACGCACAGATGAGCACCAAGCTGATCCGCGAATATTGTAAGCTCGACGAGGCTTCTTTACAATTGCTAAAAACCGCGATGGAACGCCTGAACCTTTCCGCAAGGGCTTATGACCGTATTTTAAAGGTTTCGCGTACGATTGCTGATCTGGACAAACAGGAGCAGGTAGCATCGTCACATATAGCAGAGGCAATACAATACAGGAGTTTGGACCGGGATGGCTGGCTGGGGTAG
- a CDS encoding NAD(P)/FAD-dependent oxidoreductase: MDLKSGLPFWLIKNGLAKDYDTLDENTETEVLIIGSGITGALVAHFLCEAGVKCVIADKRMASTGSTTASTAQLQYEIDVYLHELIEIIGEEKAAKAYKMCLESIFTLQKIIGQMGIDGEFEMKSCLNLASDKTGANTLRREYKARKKHGLPCELLDKKQLKEKFNIDRELALYNDCSAIIDTFKLCTQILEYHKKKSGLKVYSHTEIVSIEHKRNGIVALTQKGNSIKAKKVVAAPGYESENLLDEKVMRLHSTYVLVSKPIKEATFWNEKCLIWETARPYIYIRSTADNRVMVGGFDEPFYDPKRRDKLMARKNSYILKRFHKLFPDIQIETDFYWCGTFGETKDGLPFIGEHENHPNMYFALGYGGNGITFSVIAAEIIRDLYLGKKTETELFAFGR; the protein is encoded by the coding sequence ATGGACCTTAAATCTGGCTTGCCTTTCTGGCTGATTAAAAACGGACTTGCGAAAGATTACGACACTTTAGATGAAAATACCGAGACCGAAGTACTTATCATCGGTTCCGGGATTACAGGTGCCTTGGTAGCACATTTCCTTTGTGAGGCCGGGGTAAAATGCGTTATCGCTGACAAACGGATGGCATCAACCGGAAGCACCACTGCCAGTACGGCACAATTGCAGTACGAGATCGATGTTTATCTTCATGAACTCATTGAAATTATTGGGGAGGAAAAAGCAGCCAAAGCTTACAAAATGTGCCTCGAATCCATTTTTACTTTGCAGAAAATCATAGGGCAGATGGGCATCGACGGTGAATTTGAAATGAAATCGTGCCTGAATCTGGCTTCTGATAAAACCGGTGCGAATACACTTCGAAGAGAATATAAAGCACGCAAAAAACATGGCCTTCCCTGTGAGCTTTTGGATAAAAAACAACTCAAAGAGAAGTTTAATATCGACCGTGAACTGGCATTATATAACGATTGTTCCGCGATAATCGATACTTTCAAATTGTGTACCCAAATCCTCGAATACCACAAGAAAAAATCAGGACTGAAGGTCTACAGCCACACTGAAATCGTCAGTATCGAACATAAAAGAAACGGCATTGTCGCGCTTACGCAGAAAGGAAATTCCATCAAGGCCAAAAAAGTTGTAGCCGCACCCGGCTATGAATCTGAAAATCTCCTGGATGAAAAAGTGATGCGGCTGCATTCGACCTATGTATTGGTCAGCAAACCTATTAAAGAGGCAACGTTCTGGAACGAAAAATGCTTGATCTGGGAAACGGCAAGGCCTTATATCTACATCCGTTCCACGGCTGACAACCGCGTAATGGTTGGCGGTTTTGACGAACCATTTTATGATCCGAAACGCAGGGATAAACTAATGGCGCGCAAAAATTCCTACATCCTGAAACGTTTCCATAAATTATTCCCGGATATCCAGATTGAAACGGATTTTTACTGGTGTGGTACTTTTGGGGAAACCAAAGACGGATTGCCGTTCATTGGTGAGCATGAAAACCACCCGAACATGTATTTCGCATTGGGATACGGCGGAAACGGAATCACTTTCAGCGTAATTGCTGCGGAAATTATCAGGGATCTATACCTCGGAAAAAAAACGGAAACGGAATTATTTGCATTTGGAAGGTAA
- a CDS encoding protein-disulfide reductase DsbD family protein, producing the protein MRLQFPLKHLVSVFFLLVFTQINAQIFTPVKWTSRVEKISANEFSLIMEGTIDDGWHVYSQFSHPDGSMPAVVKFADAKGNYILSGKTSEGKTEKEFSEAFEVEETFFTHKALFKQKVKITNAALTKIKATVEYQVCKDRCINDEKAFTFDIPKVPAAAIAPATEIPETAVPADTAKAEEIVNDTVKKSTTVKSGDTAGTPKKGAPQSLWLIFIGAILAGMLATITPCVFPMIPMTVSFFIKQSGSKSKGKFNAFFYGFCIIAIYVLISVPFHLFEKLDPNMFTEISTNVYLNLFFFVIFIIFAISFFGAFEITMPNWLANKADNASNSGGLLGIFFMAMTLIIVSFSCTGPALGFVLGSVLSTDGGATILTFAMLGFGLGLALPFISLALFPSLLKNMPKSGGWLNTVKVVFGFIELALAFKFLSSADLVLETHILDRELFLAFWIAIFGALTLYLFGKITLPHDDQLSHISVGRMLFGLLTLAFTVYMIPGLWGAPLKMISAFPPPQTYSESPDGFGSNTAGALPVLPEGAVYGPHHIVSFEDYGEGLAYAKKVNKPVMLDFTGKTCQNCRLTENNVWSDPKVLAMLKNDVVLISLYGDSAVELPESEKYVSKATGSEITTVGKKWSDFERERYQSNARPYYVLMGLDEQNLNEPIAYTPDIDTYYKWLKDGVSRFKK; encoded by the coding sequence ATGAGACTTCAATTTCCCCTTAAACATTTAGTATCTGTATTCTTTTTATTGGTTTTTACCCAAATCAATGCCCAGATTTTCACTCCTGTAAAATGGACTTCCCGGGTTGAAAAAATAAGCGCCAACGAGTTCAGCCTTATAATGGAAGGAACTATTGACGATGGTTGGCATGTATATTCGCAATTTTCCCATCCCGATGGCTCAATGCCCGCAGTGGTAAAGTTTGCCGATGCAAAAGGAAATTATATTTTAAGTGGAAAAACGTCGGAAGGCAAGACCGAAAAGGAATTCAGTGAGGCTTTTGAAGTAGAGGAAACCTTTTTTACGCACAAGGCTTTATTTAAGCAAAAAGTAAAAATCACCAATGCTGCATTGACAAAAATCAAGGCAACTGTCGAATACCAGGTTTGCAAGGACCGCTGCATTAATGACGAAAAAGCGTTCACTTTTGACATTCCGAAAGTCCCTGCCGCAGCGATAGCCCCTGCAACCGAAATTCCCGAAACGGCTGTTCCTGCAGATACTGCCAAGGCCGAAGAAATAGTGAACGACACTGTGAAAAAATCCACTACGGTTAAATCCGGCGATACAGCAGGCACACCTAAAAAAGGAGCGCCGCAAAGCTTGTGGCTGATTTTCATCGGGGCGATCTTAGCCGGAATGCTGGCGACTATCACGCCTTGTGTGTTCCCTATGATCCCAATGACGGTAAGCTTTTTCATCAAGCAGTCAGGTTCAAAATCGAAAGGGAAATTCAACGCATTCTTTTACGGATTTTGCATTATAGCGATTTACGTACTGATTTCAGTACCATTCCATTTATTTGAAAAACTGGACCCGAACATGTTTACTGAAATCTCTACCAATGTGTACCTGAACCTGTTTTTCTTCGTTATTTTTATCATTTTTGCCATTTCGTTTTTTGGCGCTTTTGAAATCACGATGCCAAACTGGCTCGCCAATAAAGCCGATAATGCTTCAAATTCCGGCGGACTTTTAGGGATTTTCTTCATGGCGATGACATTGATCATTGTATCGTTTTCATGTACAGGGCCTGCGCTCGGTTTCGTATTGGGCAGCGTCCTTTCCACCGATGGTGGTGCTACGATCCTCACATTTGCGATGCTCGGTTTTGGCCTTGGATTAGCGCTGCCATTTATTTCGCTGGCCTTATTTCCAAGTTTATTAAAAAACATGCCGAAATCAGGAGGCTGGCTCAATACCGTAAAAGTAGTTTTCGGGTTTATCGAGCTCGCACTGGCATTCAAATTCCTTTCCAGCGCCGACCTGGTACTCGAAACGCACATCCTGGACAGGGAATTGTTCCTGGCGTTCTGGATAGCGATTTTTGGTGCATTGACGCTATATCTTTTTGGGAAAATCACTTTGCCACATGACGATCAATTGTCGCATATTTCTGTGGGACGCATGCTTTTCGGGTTGCTCACGTTAGCATTTACGGTCTATATGATACCAGGATTATGGGGCGCGCCGCTGAAAATGATCAGTGCGTTCCCGCCTCCGCAGACATACAGCGAAAGTCCTGATGGTTTCGGGAGCAACACCGCTGGCGCTTTGCCGGTTTTGCCCGAAGGGGCTGTTTACGGACCGCATCACATCGTGTCTTTTGAAGATTATGGCGAAGGTTTGGCTTATGCTAAAAAAGTCAACAAGCCGGTGATGCTCGATTTTACCGGAAAAACCTGCCAGAACTGCAGGCTGACGGAAAATAATGTGTGGTCTGATCCCAAAGTCCTTGCCATGCTCAAAAACGATGTGGTACTGATTTCACTTTACGGGGATTCTGCCGTGGAATTGCCTGAAAGTGAAAAATATGTCTCCAAAGCTACCGGTTCAGAAATTACCACTGTAGGTAAAAAATGGTCTGATTTTGAAAGGGAAAGATACCAGAGTAATGCGCGTCCGTATTACGTACTGATGGGGCTTGACGAACAAAACCTAAATGAGCCGATTGCCTACACGCCTGATATTGATACCTATTATAAATGGCTGAAGGATGGCGTTTCGAGGTTTAAGAAATAG
- the tilS gene encoding tRNA lysidine(34) synthetase TilS — translation MITKLRIHLTEHFPFLTHKKLLLAVSGGLDSMVMAHLFSQLPFKIAIAHCNFGLRGEESDADQAFVKSFAEKHEIPFFHTRFDTQSFAKDYKLSIQLAARELRYNWFAELLQQKELDYLVTAHHADDNLETFLINFSRGTGPEGLTGIPGKIGNIIRPLLPFSRDEIETYANENAIQWREDSSNASDKYLRNKIRHHVVPLLKEINPSLLESFSNTSSYLQQAMSMADDASRIVYRKVVTEESHQKKINIGELLVLPNYKAYLHSWLAPLGFTAWEDIYHLVHAQSGKQVFSTHFRLLKDRDFLLLAAVATENPTELYIEKGVGEVNFPLKLSFRKVNGISDAPNTVIFADEDLLHFPLILRKWHEGDDFQPFGMKGQSKKVSKFFKDEKLSAFEKEQAWLLCSGDDIVWIVGLRQDERFKIQHKTQNILQITLHNETSISP, via the coding sequence ATGATTACAAAGCTGCGGATACACCTCACGGAACATTTTCCCTTCCTGACACATAAAAAGCTGTTGCTGGCTGTTTCCGGCGGTCTGGACAGTATGGTGATGGCACATTTGTTTTCGCAGTTGCCGTTTAAGATTGCCATTGCGCATTGCAATTTCGGGCTTCGCGGTGAAGAAAGTGATGCAGACCAGGCTTTTGTAAAATCCTTTGCTGAAAAGCACGAAATTCCGTTTTTCCATACCAGGTTCGATACGCAATCTTTTGCAAAGGATTATAAATTGTCAATACAACTCGCAGCGAGGGAATTGCGGTACAATTGGTTTGCGGAATTATTGCAGCAAAAGGAGCTGGATTACCTTGTTACCGCACACCATGCCGACGACAATCTTGAAACCTTCCTGATCAACTTCAGCCGCGGCACCGGCCCGGAAGGATTGACCGGCATTCCTGGAAAAATCGGGAATATCATTCGTCCGTTATTGCCTTTTTCGCGTGATGAAATTGAAACTTATGCAAATGAAAATGCCATCCAATGGCGCGAAGACAGCAGCAATGCCTCAGATAAATATTTACGCAATAAAATACGCCATCACGTTGTTCCTTTGCTGAAAGAAATTAATCCTTCTTTGTTGGAATCTTTCAGCAATACATCCTCTTATCTGCAGCAGGCGATGTCGATGGCAGATGATGCTTCAAGGATCGTGTACCGCAAAGTGGTCACGGAGGAATCACATCAAAAAAAGATAAATATCGGCGAATTGCTGGTGTTGCCTAATTACAAAGCCTACCTGCACAGTTGGCTCGCGCCGCTTGGCTTTACTGCCTGGGAAGATATTTACCATCTGGTCCATGCCCAATCGGGAAAACAGGTTTTTTCAACCCATTTCCGTTTGCTTAAGGACCGTGACTTTCTTTTATTGGCAGCTGTTGCAACTGAAAATCCAACAGAATTGTACATTGAAAAAGGAGTAGGGGAAGTTAATTTTCCCTTAAAATTATCCTTTCGCAAAGTAAACGGCATTTCCGATGCGCCAAATACGGTTATCTTTGCGGACGAAGATTTGCTGCATTTTCCATTGATCCTGAGGAAATGGCATGAAGGTGATGATTTTCAGCCATTTGGAATGAAAGGGCAATCGAAAAAAGTCAGTAAATTCTTCAAGGACGAAAAGCTTTCCGCGTTTGAAAAAGAGCAGGCGTGGCTTTTATGTTCCGGAGACGATATCGTCTGGATTGTTGGTTTACGACAGGACGAACGTTTTAAAATTCAACACAAAACTCAAAACATACTACAAATTACGCTTCATAATGAGACTTCAATTTCCCCTTAA
- a CDS encoding anthranilate synthase component I family protein: MRTSYITSNSAPEFKKQLLLWSEQFAEVVFLDSNENNQQYGSYDGILAVDAFTSLKTDFSNAFEELQNYQRNAKDWIFGYLTYDLKNATEELVSENHDGLGFPDLFFFQPKKLFLLKGNTIEIQYLNLCSEELHVDLENILQTKTDSEASEIAVDIFGRITKESYIKKIGKMLNHIHRGDIYEANFCMEFYAENASINPIQTFQSLNALSRPPFAAFFRNKNHYLLCASPERYLKKSASQIISQPIKGTAKRHDEIDADNAAAENLRLDPKERSENIMIVDLVRNDLSKTAQKGSVHVAELCGIYSFPQVHQMISTITSEVGSQFSATDVIKTTFPMGSMTGAPKISAMKIIEELEETKRGLYSGAVGYFTPENDFDFNVVIRSILYNATDKYLSFSVGSAITSLSDPEKEYEECLLKAKAMFAVLNAPLRDF, encoded by the coding sequence TTGAGAACTTCTTACATTACTTCAAATTCGGCCCCCGAATTCAAAAAGCAATTGCTGCTTTGGTCTGAACAATTCGCAGAAGTGGTTTTTCTGGACAGCAATGAAAACAATCAACAGTACGGCAGCTACGATGGTATCCTTGCGGTAGATGCTTTTACGTCATTGAAAACCGATTTTTCAAACGCCTTCGAAGAACTTCAGAATTACCAGAGAAATGCAAAAGACTGGATATTCGGTTACCTCACTTATGATTTAAAAAATGCCACTGAAGAACTGGTTTCAGAGAATCATGACGGACTCGGTTTTCCGGATTTGTTTTTTTTCCAGCCTAAAAAACTTTTTCTCCTTAAAGGGAACACGATAGAGATCCAGTACCTGAATCTTTGCAGTGAGGAGTTGCATGTTGATCTTGAAAATATCCTTCAAACTAAAACTGATTCTGAGGCTTCAGAAATAGCGGTTGACATCTTCGGGCGCATTACAAAAGAAAGCTATATAAAAAAGATTGGTAAAATGCTCAATCACATCCATCGGGGAGATATTTACGAAGCCAATTTCTGTATGGAATTTTATGCGGAAAACGCATCCATCAACCCGATTCAGACTTTTCAATCATTAAATGCCTTGTCAAGACCGCCTTTTGCAGCTTTCTTCAGAAACAAAAACCATTACCTGTTGTGCGCTTCTCCGGAAAGGTATCTGAAAAAATCGGCATCGCAGATTATTTCCCAACCTATAAAAGGCACTGCTAAACGGCACGATGAAATTGATGCTGATAACGCTGCCGCAGAAAACCTGAGGCTGGACCCGAAAGAACGGTCTGAAAACATCATGATTGTAGATTTGGTGCGCAATGACCTTTCAAAAACCGCACAAAAAGGTAGCGTACATGTTGCGGAATTATGCGGCATTTATTCGTTTCCGCAGGTGCACCAGATGATTTCAACAATCACTTCAGAAGTCGGTTCGCAATTTTCAGCAACAGATGTTATTAAAACCACATTTCCAATGGGGAGTATGACGGGTGCGCCTAAAATTTCGGCAATGAAAATCATTGAAGAACTGGAAGAAACCAAACGGGGCCTGTACAGTGGGGCCGTCGGATATTTCACACCTGAAAATGACTTCGATTTCAATGTTGTCATCAGGAGTATTTTGTACAATGCAACTGATAAATACCTGTCTTTTTCAGTGGGAAGTGCCATTACATCGCTGTCAGATCCTGAAAAAGAATATGAGGAATGCCTGCTCAAAGCCAAAGCGATGTTCGCCGTACTGAACGCCCCGCTCCGGGATTTTTAG